The Nostoc cf. commune SO-36 genomic sequence AACCATGAGCGCCGAAAAAAGAGTAGAAGCTACTGTAAAGAATATTGAAGGGAAAATTCAAGAGGTTGTGGGTGAAATAACTGGCAATCCACAAGATAAAGCTGAAGGACAAACAAAGCAAGCCCAAGCCCAAGCTACTCACACTGTAGAAAACATTAAAGACGAACTTAAGAAAGCTTTAGATTAATTTAGTTTTTGCAGTGTAAATAGAAATAATAGTTCTGTCTAGGAAAGGATTTCAGAAAGCCCCGGCTTCTCTCGATAAAGGCATAACCAAAAGACAGTAGGGTAGCACAACTGTGCTACCCTACGAAATACCTACATTAAACACAATTAAAAACGGCTTGTTATCTATCGCTTAATTTTCATCCCGTCCGTGGATTTGAGCCGGTGGACTGGTTGCTTCAACAGCCGTGAATGGTTCCAGGATTTTGTATGTGTGGCTGGCTCCTTTGGGTACAACCCAAGAATTCCCAGGCTCTAGCAAAATCATTTGCCCTTCAATGTGCAATTCGGCACGACCATTAATTACATAACCAACTGTTTCATAGTCGCGCGAAGCTGGTTCTTTGTTTTCGTTTGGTTGTTCTTCTTCCCAAAGACGCATGGAAATAGATTTACCAGAAGCAAGATACTTCTGACCGAGTTTACCTTTAGGGGAATGGGTAGAATCTATTTTTTTAACGCTGGTATCGCTCATAATTACCTTACGGTTTGAGTACAACTTTGATGCAGTTATCTTTCTTGTGCTTAAAAATTTCGTAGCCGTGGGGCGCTTGTTCTAAAGGTAAGCTGTGAGTGATTATAAACGTTGGATCGATATCACCATTTTGGATGTGTTCTAACAAAGGTTTTAGATACTTGTGGACGTGTGTTTGTCCCATTTTCATGGTTAGACCCTTGTTCATCGCAGCACCCATTGGCACTTTGTCTATAAAGCCACCATATACACCCGGAATTGATACGTGACCACCTTTACGACAAGACACAATTACTTGTCGTAATGCCGTTGGACGGTCTGTTTCTAAACGTACTGCTTGCTTTACCTGGTCGTACATCGCCATAAAATCTGTGCCGTGTGCTTCCATTCCCACTGCATCTATGCAAGCGTCAGGGCCACGACCACCAGTCATTTCTTTGAGTGCTTCGCCTATGTCTACTTCTTCATAGTTGAGAACTTCAGCTTTGCCGTATTCTTTAGCCATTTGCAGACGTTCAGGAACGCGGTCAAAGGCAATTACCCGTTCCGCACCGAGCATATATGCGCTTCTGATGGCGAATTGTCCGACTGGGCCACAACCCCAAACAGCGACAATATCACCGGGTTTGATGTTGCAGTTCTCGGCTGCCATGTAGCCAGTGGGGAAAACATCTGTTAGAAATAGCACTTGCTCATCCGTTAAACCATCGGGGATTTTGAACAAGCCGACATCAGCAAAGGGTACTCGTGCATACTCTGCTTGACCACCAGCGTAACCGCCGAATAAATGAGAGTAGCCAAATAGACCTGCTGGCGAATGTCCCATTTGCTTTTCTACTAACCAAGCATTGGGGTTAGAGTTATCGCACAATGACCATAAATCCCGATTGCAGAAAAAGCAACCACCACAAGATATAGTAAAAGGAACAACGACGCGATCGCCTACGTTGACATTTTTAACTGCATTTCCAAGTTCTACCACTTCCCCATGAATTCATGACCAAGGATATCGCCCTTTTGCATCGTGGGAATGTAGCCGTCATAAAGATGCAAATCAGAACCACAAATTGCCGTAGATGTAATTTTAACAATGGCATCGCGTGGATTGAGAATTTTGGGGTCGGGAACTGTATCAACCCGCACATCGTTTGCTCCATGCCAGCAAACTGCTTTCATAATATTTAGTCCTTAGTTTATGATTTCTGGCTTGTTAATATCAAGATAAATATCTTGATTGGGTCTAATTTAGAGACGCGATAATTATCGCGTCCCAGTAACTGCACAAAGCTTATGCGACAATATATTTAGTCAAACAATGAGACAAATTGTTATAAGCTTAGACCCTATTTGTTCACTATCTGGTAGCAGCAGGAGTTCGGTAATAACCTTCTTTAGTTTCAGTCAATGGCTCAACTGTTTCTTCGACTTTATTTGTTGTAGACTTCAGAAACTCTTTTGTAGCTCTAGGAGTTTCTTCATCCAAATTTAGCTTCTCGCGGATATTATCAGCAGCGCTTTTTAACGGATTTTGGTTACTTGTTGTTTGGGTATCGTTTCTGATTTCACCTTGCCCGTCTGGTATTCCTTTGTAATAAGTGCCCTCTGGGGTTATAACATCAGCTTGTGCTACACTAACGTAACTAAAAGCTTGACCCAGTAAAAACATAAATCCTACTAGGAAAACTACAACGACTTGAGAAATGCGAATATTTCGTAACCGAGAAGTTAATCGATTCATAAAAAACCTCAATTCCATTATGTAAGATGTACAAATCCAAACACTGAATGACTATTCGGCATTTAGGGTTTAAGAACAACTTTGATACAGTTATCCTTTTTTTGTTGAAAAATGTTGTAGGCGTGGGGTGCTTGCTCTAGAGGCAATTGATGGGTGATAACAAAAGATGGATCAAGTTTTCCATCCAAAATCATCTGCAATAACGAATGCATATATTTTTGTCCATGCATTTGTCCCATCCTAAAAGTTAGACCCTTATTAAAGGCTGCACCAAATGGTATTTTGTCTACAAAACCGCCATAAACACCCATAATTGAAAGAGTCCCGCCTTTACGACAGGCAACCATCATTTCCCGCAGAACGTGGGGACGGTCGGTTTCCAATTTGAGCTTTTGTTTTGTTTGGTCGTAGAAGTCTTCTAAACCAACGCCGTGTGCTTCTAAACCAACGGCATCGATGCAAGCATCAGGACCACGACCACCAGTCATCTCTTTCAACGCTTCGCCAGCATTAACTTCTTCGTAGTTAATCACTTCTGCTTTGGCAAACTTTTTCGCCATTTCCAGGCGTTCGGGAAAGCGATCGATCTCGATCACTTTTTCGGCTCTCATCATATAGGCGCTAATCATGGCAAATTGTTCAACAGCACCGCAACCCCAAACGGCTACAGTATCACCTGGTTGGATATCGCATAATTCTGCGCCCATATAACCGGTGGGAATAGCATCGGAGATGAATAACAACATCTCATCCGGCAAATCTGGCGGAACTTTGACGACACCCACATCAGCAAAGGGTACACGGATATATTCTGCTTGTGCGCCTGCATACCCACCTAACATGTGGGAGTAGCCATAAATGGCTGAGGTGATATTGCCAAACAATTTTTCTTCAATCCAACCGTTAGAATTGGAGTTATCACACAATGACCACATATCACCTTGGCAATAATGGCAATTACCACAGCCAATTGTGGAAGGAACAACAACGCGATCGCCTATTTTTAAATTGTTGACTCCTCTGCCAACTTCCACGACTTCTCCTATGAATTCGTGACCAATAATGTCATCCTGTTGCACTGTGGGAATATAGCCACCATATATATGTAGATCAGAGCCACAAATTGCCGTGGAAGTAATTTTAATAATCGCATCACGCGGGTTAAGAATTGTCGGGTCTGGTACCGACTGTACCTGCACATCATTTGCACCGTTCCAGCAGACTGCTTTCATAGTTATTAGTCATTGGGCAAGTGGGCATTGGGCAAAGAACAAATAACTACTTGCGTCCAGAAGTTTGACCTTCAGTGGTGGAAATTTCGCCTGTTTCCATGAGCATCTTGAAACGGCGCAATTCATCACCAATTTGCTGTTCTGGTTCTTCACCAAAAAGTTTAGCTACAGTAGCTGCCAATGCTCCACCTGGTGGGTTATACTCCAAAACAACCTTGACTTCCGTGCCGCGATCGCCTGGTGCTTTTTTAAAGCGGACAAAACCAGAATTATCAATGTCTGCACCTTCTACAGAAGCCCAAGAAATAAATTCATTTTCTCGGTCTTCGAGAATATCTGCATCCCATTCTACGGTATTATCCAAAGGTGCATTAGCAATCCAATGAGAACGTTTTTCGTTATGCACCTTGACAGATTTAAGATGCTTCATAAATGTAGGCAGATTCTCAAAGTTGTGCCAAAAGCGATACAATTCTTCTGCCGATTTATTGATAGTTACCGTCTTTTCAACTTTGATGGGTTGGTTTATACCTATTGCTTCCTGTGCTTTCTGGATTGTGCTTTGCTTGGTTGCACCTTGATAAACCAAACCGCCACCGGCTAAAGCCGTCAGCGCTCCCCGCAATGAACCTTGCCTTAAACCCATTAGCACCATCGCACCACCACCAATGAGAGATGCCCAACGCTCAACTTCACCAGCTTCTGGCTGGTTTGTACTTGATTTATCCCCTGATGTTGAAGTCACTTTTTATATCTCCATTACTGTAAATTCACCATAGAGGCGCAAATACTCTCTTCTTTCCTCTTTGTTATTTGCGCCTATGCGGTAGCCGTCTATGTTCAAAAAACCTTACATTGATACAGCAGCCCCTGTCGTCGGCTTAGGAGGCTGAATCTGAGCTACTACCCGTGCCCGATACAACTGTGCCAATTGCTGTTCGTATTTCAATAAATCGTGGTAAATTTCTTTGAAAATAGCAGTTGCTACTGGGTCAGTGAACATTGCAGACAAATTGCCAATATCGCCGATACCAGTTTGCACATCACCTAGAGCAGAACGTAACTGATATATATCATCACTTCCTGTCATGGCACTTTTCACCTTGGCATACTGATTAGCAATATTTGCCCCTAAAGAAGGTTTTTCGCCTAATCGCTCAAGATAAGTTTCCAGTTTTTCAATGTGGCGCTGTTTATTAGCAATTATTTCTTGAAAGACTGAATTAACTTCGTTATCTGATTCCTTTTGCAAGTAGTTTTCAAATGCTTCTAGGGAATAACGTTCACCAGCAAGGGCATTATTTAAACCTTTGGTGATCTCACCTTTAGTTGAGCCACCCCAAGCATCACCCAACTTCCACCATTCAGCACTTGTGTCTTTTTCATTTGGTAATGCAGCATCTTTGCCACCATAACCCAAACGGCTCAAAATAGCTGTGGTGAAAATTGGCAAGTCTCCAGGTTCACGAGATGTAATCAAATTTCCGTCAACTACCACCGGCTCATCTATATATTTTGCACCAGCGTTAATCATGTCCTTGGCAATAGCGATAAAACCAGTGGCTTGTTTACCTCTGAGCAAGTCGCCTTCAATTAAAACTTGTGGGCCGTGGCATACCGAAGCAACTAATTTTCCTTGTTGTATAGCTTCTTGGACAAAGCGTACTGTGTTAGGGTTTCGCCGCATTTTATCGGGAGCCATCCCGCCGGGAATTATCACCGCGTCGAATTCGGCTGCGATCGCCTCTGTTGTAGTACCATCAGCTTGTATGCTGAGTTTGCCGCGTTTACCCTTAT encodes the following:
- a CDS encoding CsbD family protein, producing MSAEKRVEATVKNIEGKIQEVVGEITGNPQDKAEGQTKQAQAQATHTVENIKDELKKALD
- a CDS encoding cupin domain-containing protein; this translates as MSDTSVKKIDSTHSPKGKLGQKYLASGKSISMRLWEEEQPNENKEPASRDYETVGYVINGRAELHIEGQMILLEPGNSWVVPKGASHTYKILEPFTAVEATSPPAQIHGRDEN
- a CDS encoding zinc-dependent alcohol dehydrogenase; amino-acid sequence: MKAVCWNGANDVQVQSVPDPTILNPRDAIIKITSTAICGSDLHIYGGYIPTVQQDDIIGHEFIGEVVEVGRGVNNLKIGDRVVVPSTIGCGNCHYCQGDMWSLCDNSNSNGWIEEKLFGNITSAIYGYSHMLGGYAGAQAEYIRVPFADVGVVKVPPDLPDEMLLFISDAIPTGYMGAELCDIQPGDTVAVWGCGAVEQFAMISAYMMRAEKVIEIDRFPERLEMAKKFAKAEVINYEEVNAGEALKEMTGGRGPDACIDAVGLEAHGVGLEDFYDQTKQKLKLETDRPHVLREMMVACRKGGTLSIMGVYGGFVDKIPFGAAFNKGLTFRMGQMHGQKYMHSLLQMILDGKLDPSFVITHQLPLEQAPHAYNIFQQKKDNCIKVVLKP
- a CDS encoding SRPBCC family protein; protein product: MTSTSGDKSSTNQPEAGEVERWASLIGGGAMVLMGLRQGSLRGALTALAGGGLVYQGATKQSTIQKAQEAIGINQPIKVEKTVTINKSAEELYRFWHNFENLPTFMKHLKSVKVHNEKRSHWIANAPLDNTVEWDADILEDRENEFISWASVEGADIDNSGFVRFKKAPGDRGTEVKVVLEYNPPGGALAATVAKLFGEEPEQQIGDELRRFKMLMETGEISTTEGQTSGRK
- a CDS encoding DJ-1/PfpI/YhbO family deglycase/protease, with translation MADYNNHSGKKKVAILIEQSVEDAEFTVPYNGLKQAGIEVVVLGSRMNEKYKGKRGKLSIQADGTTTEAIAAEFDAVIIPGGMAPDKMRRNPNTVRFVQEAIQQGKLVASVCHGPQVLIEGDLLRGKQATGFIAIAKDMINAGAKYIDEPVVVDGNLITSREPGDLPIFTTAILSRLGYGGKDAALPNEKDTSAEWWKLGDAWGGSTKGEITKGLNNALAGERYSLEAFENYLQKESDNEVNSVFQEIIANKQRHIEKLETYLERLGEKPSLGANIANQYAKVKSAMTGSDDIYQLRSALGDVQTGIGDIGNLSAMFTDPVATAIFKEIYHDLLKYEQQLAQLYRARVVAQIQPPKPTTGAAVSM